The genomic stretch GCGAACTGCTCAGCCCACGCCCAGCCACTGACAAACCGGGACGTTGCTGGCCCGGCGGTCATGCAGCCACCGGGTTTGCCTTGTTTGCGCTGTTTTTCGTGTTGCGCGACCGGCGCCCGAAACTGGCCCGCGCGGCCTTTCTCTTTGCGTTTGGCCTGGGCACGGTATTTTCCGTCAGCCGCATGATGCAGGGCGCACACTTTTTCTCGCACAACGTGTGGACGGCGGTGTTTTGCTGGCTGATTTGCCTGGGCGCGTATTACTACGTGCTGTATCGACCGGCGAGCAAGGTCGATCCGGCCGGCAAGGCCCAGGCCGTCAACGCCTGATAAGAGGGGCAATAAAAAACCCCGCCGGCTTGCGCAGGCGGGGTTTTTTACAGGTGTAGCTCGTACGGGGTAAGGCTGGCTTACATCATGCCGCCCATGCCGCCCATACCGCCCATGTCTGGCATGCCGCCGCCAGCTGGTGCGTCTTCCTTGATCTCAGCGATCATGGCTTCGGTGGTGATCATCAGGCTGGCAATCGACGAAGCCGCTTGCAGAGCCGAACGAGTCACTTTGGCCGGGTCCAGGATACCCATTTCGATCATGTCGCCGTATTCGCCGGTCGCTGCGTTGTAACCGAAGTTACCCGAGCCTTGCTTGACCTTGTCGACTACTACGCTTGGCTCGTCGCCGGAGTTGGCAACGATCTGGCGCAGTGGTGCTTCAACAGCGCGACGCAGCAGAGCGATACCGACGTCCTGATCGGCGTTGTCGCCTTTCAGTTCGCTGATGGCTTGCAGGGCGCGAACCAGTGCCACGCCACCGCCAGGTACCACGCCTTCTTCAACGGCTGCACGGGTAGCGTGCAGGGCGTCTTCAACGCGGGCTTTCTTCTCTTTCATTTCAACTTCGGAGCCAGCGCCAACCTTGATCACTGCAACGCCGCCGGACAGCTTGGCCAGGCGCTCTTGCAGTTTTTCACGGTCGTAGTCGGACGAAGTGTCAGCCACTTGCTGGCGGATCTGCAGAACGCGAGCCTGGATGTCAGCCTCAACGCCAGCGCCGTCGATCACGGTGGTGTTTTCTTTGGACAGGATCACGCGCTTGGCATTACCCAGGTGTTCCAGGGTAGTGCTTTCCAGGCTCAGACCGATCTCTTCGGAGATAACGGTACCGCCGGTCAGGACGGCGATGTCCTGCAGCATGGCCTTGCGACGGTCGCCGAAGCCTGGAGCCTTGACGGCTGCGACTTTAACGATGCCACGCATGTTGTTCACAACCAGAGTCGCCAGGGCTTCGCCTTCAACGTCTTCGGCCACGATCAGCAGTGGACGGCCGGCTTTGGCAACGGCTTCCAGGACTGGCAGCATTTCGCGGATGTTCGAGATCTTTTTGTCGACCAGCAGGATCAGCGGACCGTCCAGCTCGGCAGTCATGGTCTCTGGCTTGTTGACGAAGTACGGGGACAGGTAGCCACGGTCGAACTGCATGCCTTCAACAACCGACAGTTCGTTTTCCAGGCCCGAGCCTTCTTCAACGGTGATCACGCCTTCTTTACCGACTTTTTCCATGGCTTCGGCAATGATGTCGCCGATGGAGCTGTCGGAGTTGGCCGAGATGGTGCCGACCTGAGCGATGGCCTTGGTGTCAGCGCAAGGCTTGGACAGGGACTTCAGCTCTTTGACGATCGCGATGGTCGCTTTGTCGATACCGCGCTTGAGGTCCATCGGGTTCATGCCGGCAGCGACGGCTTTCAGGCCTTCGTTGACGATCGATTGAGCCAGAACGGTAGCGGTGGTGGTGCCGTCGCCTGCGTCATCGTTGGCACGGGAGGCAACGTCTTTGACCAGCTGCGCGCCCATGTTTTCGAAGCGATCTTTCAGCTCGATTTCTTTGGCAACGGAAACGCCGTCCTTGGTGATGGTCGGAGCGCCGAAGCTCTTCTCGATGATCACGTTACGGCCTTTAGGGCCCAGGGTCGCTTTTACTGCGTCAGCCAGGACGTTAACACCGGCGAGCATTTTCTTACGGGCGGAATCGCCGAATTTAACTTCTTTAGCAGCCATGATCGATATTCCTTAAATACTTGAGTAGTCGCGGGAAAATGAACGAGGGGTCTTAGCCTTCGATAACAGCGAGAATCTCGTTCTCAGCCATTACCAACAGGTCTTCGCCGTCGACTTTCACGGTGTTGCTGCCCGAGTACGGGCCGAACACAACCTTGTCACCCACTTTCACGGCCAGCGCACGCACTTCACCGTTGTCCAGCACGCGGCCGGTACCCACAGCGAGGATCTCGCCGCTGTTGGCTTTTTCAGCAGCCGAACCTGGCAGAACGATACCGCCAGCGGTTTTCTTTTCTTCTTCGCTGCGACGGATGACGACGCGGTCATGCAGAGGACGAAGCTTCATTGTCGATCTCTCCTAATTGTAGTTTCAGCGGCCGGTGTAGTCCCGGCGGGGTTAATTTCCGGCGGTGCCGGTTGCGACTCGTCGAGCGAGTCGCGGAAGTCTGTCTGGTGAGCATCACCAGAAACCTTGCGGTGACCGTTACATAAGGGCGCGCAAGCTTATTACAAGGGCAGCACAGCGAAATTTTTTACTTCAGTGGCCACCGAAACGCACACGGCACCCGCAGGTGCCGTGTCGATGTTGCAGTTACTTGGAGTCGCGGTGTTCGAACTCGCCTTCGATCACGTTCGGCTCGCGGCCCAGAGGCTCACGCGGAACCGGGCCGCCACGCGGTTGCAGGTCGTCGGCGAAAGCACGCTGGCGAATCGCCTGCTCTTCGGCGCGCTGGCGCATTTTATTGGCCAGCAGGCGACGGGTCAGCGGCAGCATCATGATCAGGCCCAGCACGCTGCTGACAAAACCCGGCACGATCAACAGACCGCCACCCAGGGCCAGCATCAGGCCTTCGATCATGGTCTGCGCGGGCAACTCGCCCCGGTTCAGGCTTTCACGGGCCCGCAATGCGGTCGCCAGGCCGGCGATACGCAGCACGAACACGCCGAGCATCGAGCCGAGAATAATCAACAACAGTGCCGGGAAAAACCCGATAGCAGCGCTGACCTTGACGAATACGAACAGCTCCAGCACCGGAAACAGCAGAAAGAGCAATAAGAAAGGGCGCATCAAATGGTTCCTCAACGCAAGAATGCCTTGCAAGTAAGCCTTAGATGACGTCGCCGTTTCGTGATTTCAAGCCTCGCTGACTGCATTTGTTGGCCAATGCTCGGCGTGAGCCAGTAAAACCAAGGCTTCGCGTACTTGTGTCGGCGTATTGCAGACCTGCGGGAACGGCAGCCAGTACAGCGCCTGGCCAATGCGCAGGTGCATGCCTTCGGTATCGATGCCCGCCAGTTCTGCCGGTGCGGTCTTCGGCAAGCCGGCCAGTTCCACGTAATGGGCGATGGCCTTGGCGTGATCGGCGTTCATGTGCTCGACCATGCTCACTTCGGCCTTGCCGGCGAAGGGGTTGGCCAGGGTCAACTGGTCGACCCAGTGAATCGCGCCAAAACCGCCGATGTAGCGATGACGCACCGGGTTGAGCACCCAGAAGTCGAAGTCATGGGCCTGGTGGTAATTGGCCGAGTCCGGAAAATAACGATAGTAGCGTCCCGCCGCTGCTTCGATCGCTGCCGGGTCTTCGAGCTTTTGCGCCTCGGCGAGGTAGGTCAAGCGACCAACGGCCTGGACGTCCTCGGCCTCACGCTCCCCCACCAGCAGCGAGCATTTCGGATCTTTTTGCAGGTTGTGGGTGTGCTGGGCGATCCGGCTGATCAGGATCAGCGGCCGGCCCTGCTCGTCCAGGCAGTAAGGAACCACTGAGCCGAACGGGAAACCGGGCATCGCCTTGGAGAGGGTCGAGAGCACTCCACGGTATTCCTTGAGCAGCAATTCTCGGGCATGCTTGGCAGCTTCAACGCTCAATTTATGACTCCTTATATAGAATCCGTCGAAAAAACGGACAGGCTCCTGGAGAAAGTTCCAGCGATGCCATCGGGGGCAATTCTCATGTGCAGCCTAGCCACGTCAGGCGCAGATCGGGAGGCCCTCTACGAGGAAACCACTTCGACCTGCAACTGGGGCATGCGAATGCAACTCACTGACAAAGTAATCATTATCACTGGCGGTTGCCAGGGTTTAGGCCGCTCCATGGCCGAGTATTTCGCCGCCAAGGGCGCGAAACTGGCCCTGGTCGACCTCAACCAGGACAAGCTCGAGCAGGCAGTCGCCGCGTGCCAGGCGGCCGGTGTCCAAGCCCGCGCCTACCTGTGCAACGTCGCCAATGAAGAGCAGGTGTGCCACATGGTGAGCCAGGTGGCCGAAGACTTCGGCGCGATCCATGGCTTGATCAACAATGCCGGGATCCTGCGTGACGGCCTGCTGGTCAAGGTCAAGGACGGCGAGATGAGCAAAATGAGCCTGGCCCAGTGGCAGGCAGTGATCGACGTCAACCTGACGGGCGTGTTCCTGTGCACCCGCGAGGTGGCAGCGAAGATGATCGAGCTCAAATCATCCGGCGCGATCATCAACATTTCGTCGATTTCCCGCGCCGGCAACGTTGGCCAAACCAACTACTCCGCCGCCAAGGCCGGTGTCGCCGCGGCCACCGTGACCTGGGCGCGGGAGTTGGCGCGCTACGGCATCCGTGTCGCGGGCATCGCCCCGGGGTTCATCGAAACCGAAATGACCCTGGGCATGAAGCCCGAAGCCCTGGAAAAAATGACCGCAGGGATTCCGCTCAAGCGCATGGGCAAGCCCGAAGAGATCGCCCATTCGGCGGCCTACATTTTCGAGAACGACTACTACACCGGGCGGATTCTGGAGATGGATGGCGGGTTGCGGATCTAAGACGCGACAAAGAACAACTGTAGGAGCGAGCCTGCTCGCGAAGGTGTGTCAGGCACCGCGGTGTCGACTGATACACCATCGCGAGCAGGCTCGCTCCTACAGGGATTCGTATTTCAGCTTATTAGTCGTCGCTGACGCTGATATTCGGCATCGCCGGCGTCAAAGCTTCCTGCAATACAATCCGTGCGCCAACGTGACGTGCCAACTCCTGGTAGACCATGGCGATCTGGCTGTCCGGCTCGGCGATCACGGTTGGTTTGCCACCGTCAGCCTGCTCGCGAATCACCATCGACAATGGCAACGACGCCAACAGTTCGACGCCGTACTGGCTGGCGAGCTTCTCGCCACCGCCCTCACCGAACAGATGCTCGGCATGACCGCAGTTGGAGCAGATGTGCACGGCCATGTTTTCCACCACGCCCAGCACCGGGATGTTGACCTTGCGGAACATCTCGACACCTTTGCGCGCATCCAGCAGTGCCAGGTCCTGGGGGGTGGTGACAATCACCGCGCCCGCCACCGGGACTTTCTGCGCCAGGGTCAGTTGAATGTCACCGGTACCTGGCGGCATGTCGATCACTAGGTAGTCCAGGTCACCCCAGGCGGTCTGGGTGACCAATTGCAACAGGGCACCGGAGACCATCGGTCCGCGCCAGACCATCGGCGTGTTGTCATCGGTGAGGAACGCCATGGACATCACCTCGACCCCATGGGACTCGATCGGCACGAACCATTTCTGGTCCTTGACCTTGGGCCGCGTGCCCTCGGCGATACCGAACATGATGCCTTGGCTCGGGCCGTAGATATCGGCATCGAGAATGCCCACCCGGGCGCCTTCACGGGCCAGGGCCAGGGCCAGGTTCGCGGCCGTGGTGGACTTGCCCACCCCGCCCTTGCCGGACGCCACCGCCACCACGTTCTTGACGTTGGCCAGGCCCGGAATCTGTGCCTGGGCCTTGTGCGCGGCAATCCGCGTGGTGATCTCGACCTTGGCCGACGTCACGCCGTCCAGGCCTTCGATCGCCATCTGCAGCATCTGTGCCCAGCCGTTCTTGAACAGGCCGGCGGCGTAACCCAGTTCCAGCTGGACGCTGACGCGATCACCCTGGATATCGATGCCGCGCAGGCAACCGGCGCTGATCGGATCCTGGTTCAGGTAAGGGTCGGTGTACTGGCGAAGGACGGCTTCCACCGCTGCGCGATTGACGGCGCTCATGGGCAACTCCGATAACAAGTCTGGAAAAACAGGCGACTATCCTACCTGTTCTGATCTTTTCGCGGCCCCCCTTATTCAATCATCGGAGGAAACAACCACACGGGGTGAAAATTCTGCGCCAGCGCTTTATAGTGGCCGACCTCCGTTTCATCAAGTAGCCGAGCCCCATGTCCGAGCCACGCAAGATCCTCGTCACCAGCGCCCTGCCCTATGCCAATGGTTCAATCCACCTTGGCCATATGCTTGAGTACATCCAGACCGATATGTGGGTGCGCTTCCAGAAGCATCGCGGCAATCAATGCACTTACGTCTGCGCGGACGACGCCCACGGTTCGGCCATCATGCTGCGGGCAGAAAAAGAGGGGATCACCCCGGAACAACTGATCGCCAACGTCCAGGCCGAACACAGCGCCGACTTTGCCGAGTTCCTGGTGGACTTCGACAATTTCCACTCCACTCACGCCGAAGAAAACCGTGAGCTGTCGAGCCAGATCTACCTCAAGCTGCGTGACGCCGGGCACATTGCCACGCGTTCGATCACCCAGTATTTCGACCCGCAAAAGCAAATGTTCCTGGCCGATCGCTTCATCAAGGGCACCTGCCCGAAATGCGGCACCGAAGACCAGTACGGCGACAACTGCGAAAAATGCGGCGCCACCTATGCGCCCACCGACCTGAAGAATCCGAAGTCGGCGATCTCTGGCGCCACCCCGGTGCTCAAGGATTCCCAGCACTTCTTCTTCAAGCTGCCGGACTTCCAGCAGATGCTCCAGACCTGGACCCGCAGCGGCACCCTGCAGGACGCTGTAGCGAACAAGATCGCCGAATGGCTGGATGTCGGCCTGCAACAGTGGGACATCTCCCGCGATGCGCCGTACTTCGGCTTCGAGATCCCAGACGAGCCAGGCAAGTACTTCTACGTCTGGCTGGATGCCCCCATCGGCTACATGGCGAGCTTCAAGAACCTGTGTGCCCGTCGTCCCGAGCTGGACTTCGACGCGTACTGGGCCAAGGACTCCACCGCCGAGCTGTACCATTTCATCGGCAAGGACATTGTCAATTTCCACGCCCTGTTCTGGCCAGCCATGCTCGAGGGCGCGGGCTACCGCAAGCCGACCGGGATCAACGTGCACGGCTACCTGACCGTCAACGGCCAGAAAATGTCGAAATCGCGCGGCACCTTCATCAAGGCCCGCACCTACCTGGACCACCTGTCGCCGGAATACCTGCGTTACTACTACGCCTCCAAGCTGGGCCGTGGTGTCGACGACCTGGACCTGAACCTGGAAGACTTCGTGCAGAAGGTCAATTCGGACCTGGTGGGCAAGGTCGTCAACATTGCCAGTCGCTGCGCCGGTTTCATCCACAAAGGCAATGCCGGCGTGCTGGTCGACAGCAACGCCGCGCCGGAGCTGACCGAGGCCTTCCTGGCCGCTGCACCGAGCATCGCCGACGCCTATGAAGCCCGCGACTTCGCTCGCGCCATGCGCGAAATCATGGGCTTGGCCGACCGCGCCAACGCCTGGATCGCCGACAAGGCGCCGTGGTCGCTGAACAAACAGGAAGGCAAGCAGGAAGAAGTCCAGGCGATCTGCGCCACCGGCGTCAACCTGTTCCGCCAACTGGTGATCTTCCTCAAGCCGGTGCTGCCGTTGCTGGCCGCCGACGCCGAGGCGTTCCTCAACGTCGCGCCGCTGACCTGGAACGACCACGCGACCTTGCTCGCCAACCATCAGTTGAACGAGTTCAAGCCGCTGATGACCCGGATCGACCCGGTCAAGGTCCAGGCCATGACCGACGCTTCGAAAGAAGACCTCGCGGCCAGCCAGACCGACACCGGCACCGCGGCCCCACAAGGCAACGGTGAGCTGGCCAAGGACCCACTGTCGGCCGAAATCGAGTTCGACGCCTTTGCCGCCGTCGACCTGCGTGTCGCCCTGATCCTCAAGGCCGAAGCTGTGGAAGGTGCGGACAAATTGTTGCGCCTGACCCTGGACATCGGTGATGAGCAACGCAACGTGTTCTCGGGCATCAAGAGTGCCTACCCGGACCCGGCCAAGCTCGAAGGTCGCCTGACCATGATGATCGCCAACCTCAAGCCACGTAAAATGCGCTTCGGTATCTCCGAAGGCATGGTCATGGCAGCCGGTCCTGGCGGCGCAGAGATCTACCTGTTGAGCCCGGACAGCGGCGCCAAGCCGGGGCAGCGCATCAAGTAATCCGCCTGGCTGGACCGATCCCACCGTCACGCAACGCCGCGACGGTGGGATTTTCATATCTGCCCCGCCGGATACTGCCTAATCTTCATGTACAGGCCTTTCCCTCGACCCGGCACGCCATGACCGACCTTCTGCTTACACTCATCAGCACTGCCCTGATCAACAACTTTCTGTTGCAGTGGCCGCTGGGCGTCGATCCCTTGCTGCAAGCCGCTCGCGCCCCCCAGGCAGAACGGCGCCAGGTCCACGCCCTGGGCATCAGCACCACCTGCCTGATGTTGCTCAACGGCGTCCTGGGTTATGCCGCTTATCATTGGCTGCTGGTGCCGCTGGGCCTGACAGCCCTGTACCTGTTGCTGTTGTTGCCCTTGAGTGTGCTGCCCATTTCACTGCTGCTGCGGGGGCTGACGCGGGCCTTGCCGCAATTGCCATTTGCCGGACTCTGGCCGTTGCTGCTCGGCAATGCCGGCGTGCTGGGCTTGAGCCTGATGAGCATGCATAGCGACCAGGGCCTGACCTGGCACCTGGCCCTGAGCCTGGGCGCCGGATTGGGCTTCTGGCTGGTCTTGGGCCTGTTCAGCGACCTGCGCCAGCGCACCCTCAATAACGATGTGCCGATGGCCTTTCGTGGCTTGCCGATCGACCTGATCAGCGCCGGATTGATCGCCGTGGCATTTCTCGGATTCAGTGGACTGATCAAAACATGAGTCTGATTCAACGCATCGACGCCCTCCTGCCCCAGACCCAATGCGGCAAGTGTGGTCACCCCGGGTGCAAGCCTTATGCCCAAGGCATTGCCAGCGGCGAGGCGATCAACAAGTGCCCGCCAGGCGGTGACGAGACCATCGCCGCACTCGCCGAACTGCTGAAGCTGCCGGTCATGCAACTGGACCACAGCCGGGGCTCGGCGCCGCCACAGGTTGCCTATATCCGGGAAGCCGAATGCATCGGCTGCACCAAGTGCATCCAGGCCTGCCCGATCGACGCGATTGTCGGCGCAGCCAAGCTGATGCACACCGTGATCATCGACGAATGCACCGGCTGTGACTTGTGCGTAGCCCCCTGTCCGGTGGACTGCATCGAAATGCACCCCCTGCCCTCGGCCCAGGTACTGCCGATCGTTGGCGGCCTGGCGTTCACTCCCGAGCAATTTCAAGCGCGCAGCGTCAAACGCGAGCATGCCCGCCGGCGCTTCGAACAACGCAACGCCCGGCTGGAGCGCGAAGAACAGCAGCGGCTGGCCGAGCGCGCAGCACGCGCAGCCAAAGCCGCACAGCCGGCAGCCACTGGTGCCAATCCGGTGCAAGACGCCATCGCCCGCGTGCAAGCGCAAAAAGCCGCAGCGGCCGATGCTGCCCTGAAAAAAGCCAAGATCGATGTGGCGATGAGCCGCGCGCAACTGCACAAATCCCTGAAAGCCTTCGGCCATCCGCCGACCAGCGAGCAACAAGCTCAACTGGTGGTGCTGCAACAGCAGTTCGAAGCCGCCGAACACGCCTTGGCGCAGCTCGAAAGCAGCGCCCCGGCCAATCCTCCGCAACCGCCCGCACCAGCCAATGACGCTGAACTCAAGCGGGCGAAAATCCACTTGGCGATGCGCCGCGCCGAACTGAGGAAAGCCCAGGACAACGCTGCGCCTGCCGAGCAACTGGCGGCCCTGAGCGCCGCGCTGGAACAGGCCGAACAAGCCTTGCACGCCGCCGAGGACGCCAGCGGCAAACCACCACCGCAATTACTGCGCCGGGAAAAACGCCCGATCGACAGTCAACTGCGACAACTCAAGACTGAACTGGCCTATGCCCGCGCCGAGGTGAGCAAACTGCAGCGACAGGCCCAGACACCGGCAGAGCTCTTGAGCCAGGCACGCGCCAGGCTCGAGGAGGCCGAGCGCCAGGTGAGCGACTATGTCGCCCCTTGAACCCGTCGACGATCGCCTGCAACAGGCGATGCAGCGTGTGCTGTTGGCCACCGTGCCGGGCATCCTGCTGTTGCTGTGGTTTAGCGGCTGGGGCGTGCTGTTCAATCTGCTGCTGGCGTGTACCAGTGCACTGGCAGTGGAAGCCGCGGTGCTGCGTCTGCGCGGTTACCCGCTCAAGCCGGCCCTGAGTGATAGCAGCGCCCTGGTCAGCGCCACCTTGCTGGCTCTGGCACTGCCCGCCTACTGCCCCTGGTGGTTGACGGTGAGCGCGGCGGCCGGGGCGATGCTGTTCGGCAAACACCTGTATGGCGGCGTGGGTAGAAACCCGTTCAACCCGGCCATGCTCGGCTTTGCCCTGGTGCTGGTGTGTTTCCCGCAACAGATGACCCACTGGCCCAGCCACGGACTGAGCCTGCAGGGAGGCCTGCAGCAGATTTTCGGCTTCAGCGCAGCTGCGCAACCGGACGCCTGGGCCCAGGCCACCGCGCTGGACAGCCTGCGAATCAATAAAAGCCTGACCATCGACGAACTGTTCGCCGCCAACCCGGCATTTGGGCAGTTGGGTGGCAAGGGGATTGAATGGGTGAGCCTGGCATTTCTCGCCGGCGGCGCCTTTCTCTTGCAGCAACGAGTGTTCAGTTGGCACGCCCCGGTGGGGATGCTCGGCAGCCTGTTCGTCATCAGCCTGTTGTGCTGGAACGGCTCGGGGTCCGACTCCCACGGTTCGCCACTGTTTCACCTGTTGAGCGGTGCCACCATGCTCGGCGCGTTTTTTGTCGTCACCGAACCGGTGTCCGGGGCCAAGAGTCCCAAGGCACGCCTGCTGTTCGGTGTCGGCGTGGGCCTGTTGACCTACCTTATCCGAACCTGGGGCGGATACCCCGACGGAGTGGCGTTTGCAGTGCTGTTGATGAACCTCTGCGTGCCAGCCCTAGAGCGCCTCTGTGCAGCGCAACCGGAGCCGGCATCATGAAACGCAGCCTCAGCGTCCTGAGCCTGGTGATCATTGCCGTCCTGTGTACTGGCGCCACTTACCTGGTGCAACAGCTCTTGGCGCCGCGGATTGGCGCGCAACAGCGGTTGATCGAGAGCCGCAACCTGCTGGACATGCTGCCGGCGGGCAGCTACGACAATCAGCCGCTGGACCAGCCACTGGCGATCAAGGGCGTGGTCCTGGCCAACAGCACACTGTTGGGTGGCTACCGGGCGAACCTCAATGGCAAGCCTGCGGCGATCATTTTGCTGAGTCGGGTCACCGGCTATGAAGGCCCCATCGACCTGCTGCTGGTGATCGATAGCCAGGGCAGGCTGCTGGGCGTCAAAACCCTCAAGCAAGGGGAAACCCCGGGGCTGGGAGCCAGGATCGCCACACACCCCAACCCTTGGCTGGAGGGTTTTATCGGCAAGTCGCGGAGTGACCCGGGCGACAGCGGCTGGGCGCTGAAAAAGGACCAGGGCCAGTTCGATCAACTGGCCGGTGCGACCATCACCTCCCGTGCGGTGATCAGTGCGACCCACGATGCCTTGCGCTATTTCGATGAACACCAACCACAACTGCTCGGCAGCGCGCCATGAACAAGACCTCGACCCTCCAGAACTCCTTGATGCTGGCGCCTCTGATCGGCGCCAGTGACACGTTGCTGACGGCCTTGAGCCTGGCGCTGCTGTGCGTGCTGGTGATCGCTGTCTATGGGCTGAAAATGCGTCTGTTGCGAGCCTGGCTCAGCGAGCCCTTGCATCTGCCTGCCGGGATGCTGCTCGCCGCCACCTTGACCAGCCTGGCTGCGCTGGCGACTCAGGCCTGGGTGCTTGAGCTGCATCAGCACCTGGGCCTCTACATCGGCTTGATCGCCCTGCAATGCGTGGTGCTGGAGTGCAACGGCTTTTTCACCGAGACCCGCCTGCTTGACCGATTGCGTTTGTGTGCCCTGTTCGTCAGCCTGATGATTGGCCTGGGCTTGCTGCGCGAAGTGCTGGGGCATGGCTCGATCAGTTGGCATTTGCCATGGCTGGCTGCCGACGGCAGCGTACGACTGGCCATCCTCGCCCCCGGT from Pseudomonas sp. S04 encodes the following:
- a CDS encoding RnfABCDGE type electron transport complex subunit G, coding for MKRSLSVLSLVIIAVLCTGATYLVQQLLAPRIGAQQRLIESRNLLDMLPAGSYDNQPLDQPLAIKGVVLANSTLLGGYRANLNGKPAAIILLSRVTGYEGPIDLLLVIDSQGRLLGVKTLKQGETPGLGARIATHPNPWLEGFIGKSRSDPGDSGWALKKDQGQFDQLAGATITSRAVISATHDALRYFDEHQPQLLGSAP
- a CDS encoding Rnf-Nqr domain containing protein, whose product is MNKTSTLQNSLMLAPLIGASDTLLTALSLALLCVLVIAVYGLKMRLLRAWLSEPLHLPAGMLLAATLTSLAALATQAWVLELHQHLGLYIGLIALQCVVLECNGFFTETRLLDRLRLCALFVSLMIGLGLLREVLGHGSISWHLPWLAADGSVRLAILAPGGFILLGLLLAARQAWLGRSPTP
- a CDS encoding RnfABCDGE type electron transport complex subunit D, which translates into the protein MSPLEPVDDRLQQAMQRVLLATVPGILLLLWFSGWGVLFNLLLACTSALAVEAAVLRLRGYPLKPALSDSSALVSATLLALALPAYCPWWLTVSAAAGAMLFGKHLYGGVGRNPFNPAMLGFALVLVCFPQQMTHWPSHGLSLQGGLQQIFGFSAAAQPDAWAQATALDSLRINKSLTIDELFAANPAFGQLGGKGIEWVSLAFLAGGAFLLQQRVFSWHAPVGMLGSLFVISLLCWNGSGSDSHGSPLFHLLSGATMLGAFFVVTEPVSGAKSPKARLLFGVGVGLLTYLIRTWGGYPDGVAFAVLLMNLCVPALERLCAAQPEPAS